A window of Clostridiisalibacter paucivorans DSM 22131 genomic DNA:
AAATGTTTCCATTACAATTTTAAGTTTATCTTCTTTTCTCCATCTCTTAAGTCGATTAGGATTACTATTGGGTATTAATTTGCCTTCTATTCTAGCTTTTCTCTTCCACCCATAGATAGTGTTTGTAGATACTCCTGTTTCCTTAGATACCTGTGATACTTTTTTATTTATTGGCGGAGATATTT
This region includes:
- a CDS encoding transposase, with protein sequence MKNKSYNKEYIEDILRQISPPINKKVSQVSKETGVSTNTIYGWKRKARIEGKLIPNSNPNRLKRWRKEDKLKIVMETF